A window of Streptomyces sp. SAI-127 contains these coding sequences:
- a CDS encoding PspC domain-containing protein: MTDHQHAAGAGSGGGPDPGTGPGAGMRKEEEGGTPAGRHTETLGGRTPADAPAPPTTAQDTAPAEDAPSAPLRFRRDRRHKLLAGVCAGLGRQCDMDPVIFRITLAVLSATGGIGLIFYGFAWLLVPYDDEDENEVRKLLTGRVDGQALTGVLFALVGCGVFLTMLSNTGVLTFAVVLSLLLAGAGYWSRNRGTPDPDPLSAQAVADAPPEAQAPPVPAGYPSWWRDPIVKDGTHVGGTGYLWGPGDSRDRDIAAAVNIGLGASWSRREDVRAAHTRGPKPRGPRWIGGWVFLLALLAGGLGTGATWENHALGTSLQTGLSCALIVLGLGIAISSFLGRTGAGSIFLGIVTAGLLATAAALPKDITTHWVRTNWTPAAVQDIRPEYELGTGVGTLDLSHLDFTKGRTVTTQADVGVGRLVVIVPADVTVQAVIDVGVGDIQLPGDDQEDVDVAPGKRKEVTLTPVSGAKNSATLDLDLRVGIGQAEVSRAAS; this comes from the coding sequence ATGACAGATCACCAGCACGCCGCGGGCGCCGGATCCGGCGGAGGTCCGGACCCGGGCACCGGCCCCGGCGCGGGCATGCGGAAGGAAGAAGAAGGAGGCACACCGGCGGGCAGGCACACCGAGACCCTCGGGGGCCGGACACCGGCAGACGCCCCCGCCCCGCCCACCACCGCCCAGGACACGGCCCCCGCCGAGGACGCGCCCTCCGCCCCCCTCCGCTTCCGGCGGGACCGACGGCACAAGTTGCTCGCCGGGGTGTGTGCCGGGCTCGGGCGGCAGTGCGACATGGATCCGGTGATCTTCCGGATCACGCTCGCCGTGCTGTCGGCGACCGGCGGCATCGGCCTCATCTTCTACGGCTTCGCCTGGCTCCTCGTCCCCTATGACGACGAGGACGAGAACGAGGTGCGCAAGCTGCTCACCGGCCGGGTGGACGGCCAGGCCCTGACCGGCGTGCTGTTCGCCCTGGTCGGCTGCGGGGTGTTCCTCACCATGCTGAGCAACACCGGCGTGCTGACCTTCGCCGTGGTCCTCTCCCTGCTGCTCGCGGGCGCCGGGTACTGGTCGCGCAACCGCGGCACCCCCGACCCCGACCCGCTCTCCGCACAGGCCGTCGCCGACGCTCCGCCGGAGGCCCAGGCCCCGCCGGTGCCCGCCGGCTACCCGTCCTGGTGGCGCGACCCCATCGTCAAGGACGGCACACACGTCGGCGGCACGGGCTATCTGTGGGGGCCGGGGGACTCCCGGGACCGCGACATCGCGGCGGCCGTCAACATCGGCCTGGGCGCCTCCTGGAGCCGACGCGAGGACGTCCGCGCGGCCCACACCCGCGGGCCGAAGCCGCGCGGTCCCCGCTGGATCGGCGGCTGGGTCTTCCTCCTCGCCCTGCTGGCGGGCGGCCTCGGCACCGGAGCGACCTGGGAGAACCACGCCCTGGGCACCAGCCTGCAGACCGGTCTGTCCTGCGCGCTGATCGTCCTGGGCCTGGGCATAGCGATCAGTTCGTTCCTGGGCCGCACAGGAGCGGGCTCGATCTTCCTGGGAATCGTCACGGCCGGCCTGCTGGCCACCGCGGCCGCTCTCCCGAAGGACATCACCACCCACTGGGTCCGCACGAACTGGACACCGGCAGCCGTGCAGGACATCCGCCCGGAGTACGAACTCGGCACCGGCGTGGGCACCCTGGACCTGTCCCACCTCGATTTCACGAAGGGCCGGACAGTGACGACCCAGGCCGACGTAGGAGTGGGCCGGCTGGTGGTGATCGTGCCGGCCGACGTGACCGTGCAGGCGGTCATCGACGTGGGCGTGGGCGACATTCAATTGCCGGGCGACGACCAGGAGGACGTGGACGTGGCACCGGGCAAGCGCAAGGAGGTCACCCTGACACCGGTCTCGGGCGCCAAGAACAGCGCCACCCTCGACCTCGATCTGCGGGTCGGCATCGGCCAGGCGGAGGTGAGCCGTGCTGCGTCATGA
- a CDS encoding DoxX family protein yields MTHSFRTDTHAPYYGEERSWRDSISQYALVPLRIFLGVTFIYAGLDKLTDSAFMKSSGSGSVGDMMRSVRDSSAIPALVDLSLKNPVGFGYAIAFGELAVGIGTLLGILARLAALGGALISLSLWLTVSWASDPYYYGNDLAYLMAWLPLVLAGASVFSVDAALRARRRQRAGSYR; encoded by the coding sequence ATGACTCACAGTTTTCGTACGGACACGCACGCCCCCTACTACGGCGAAGAACGGTCCTGGCGGGACAGCATCAGCCAGTACGCCCTGGTGCCACTGCGCATTTTCCTCGGTGTCACCTTCATCTACGCGGGCCTGGACAAGCTGACCGACAGTGCCTTCATGAAGAGCTCCGGCTCGGGCTCCGTCGGCGACATGATGCGCAGCGTCCGGGACTCCTCGGCCATCCCCGCACTGGTCGACCTGTCCCTGAAGAACCCCGTCGGCTTCGGCTATGCCATCGCCTTCGGCGAGCTCGCCGTCGGTATCGGCACCCTGCTCGGCATCCTCGCCCGCCTGGCCGCTCTGGGCGGCGCGCTGATCTCGCTCAGCCTGTGGCTGACCGTGAGCTGGGCCTCCGACCCCTACTACTACGGCAACGACCTCGCCTACCTGATGGCCTGGCTGCCCCTCGTCCTCGCGGGCGCCTCCGTGTTCTCCGTGGACGCCGCCTTGCGCGCCCGACGACGGCAGCGGGCGGGAAGTTACCGGTAG